A window of Sorex araneus isolate mSorAra2 chromosome 3, mSorAra2.pri, whole genome shotgun sequence genomic DNA:
TGGTTGTGTAAATGCCCCAATAAATGTCTCATAATATGCCAGAATAATCTATAATATTATTGACTGGCAGCAAACTTAATGTGAGAGCAAATGTAACATGGGTAAGAAAAATTCATTCAATTAATCATATAGATGCTGAACATCTTTATAGTGATtaacacaatattttattaagaatcattcttatttttttatactgTAAGTaaaagacagatgaatggatctgGCATGAACATATGAACATTTCTTAAACTTCACAGCTGAAAATAAGTGTTAGAATTATTGCCTTTGAAATCAATTAGGATAaagttttaaattgtttatatttCATTCCTAGGTAGAGTGGTTTCTCAGAAAATTTCTCATATACTTGATGCATGTTTCTTATTTAATGTAAAAGCAAATAACTAAATAAGATTACATTAAACCATTTATTTTATGGATCTTAGAGAAATCCTATCAATGCTAAGATTGAAGCAGGGTTGGCAGAATGTAAGACATGTGcctaacctctgtaccatctctctaggccggaagggtttctttctttcttttttttaataaaagaaagtcCAGTTAATGCTGTGCCTCACTTTGGAACAAACTTCTTGAATGCTACATATTACATACATTAAACTTTATATAgtattctttttatgttttgggtaataatatttctaaaatagcaGCAAAACTAAAGATCACAAAGTAATAATACAAATAAACTATTTTACGAAATAGTTTTAATGGGACTGGAAATATGTTAAGGctaagggatttgccttgcaagttTCTGACTccagctcaattcctggcaccacatagcacCACCTCAGTTTagaataacatggggtttgtccttttagccttgctgcagggaacttagtttaccttagagcaatggcctttctgattggacacagaaagacagttaacattatgctttgtaacttgggagctgattgactccaataatatttactcctgggcatctactttctcaactcagttgcccttcattcctagcaccccaaaaccaggttcccgacgagggatggaatggatccAGGGAAAGCTacgagctaccctggcatcgaaatgggccaggccaaagtgccacaatactcaactgtaagttgagaacatggtcatagacaaatgctgtcatgatccaaaagtaacgacgagactaggaccctgctggggttaggaagactaacctgacgtgaggactgtggtctagaaaatatagtgagatgtcctcagaaagaaccaaaccttaagtttgatacatctcttactgtgctcatacagaatgacattgctagaaatatttgaagtaaatttactataactatttaagcggattactagctgaggaaggaagaaagggacacaccctgacacacctttgtttggaccccacccttgagcagatctactagtaatctccttagatgagattttgtcaatctccttgagaaatggtcttatccttctttgttgatttgatagtgttcaacccacctttgtattaccaccctatgtgattgctatataaactaagactgtagcagAAATAGggggagacacagacacagagatgacACCGAAGTGagggagaagacaaagaagcaagggcagaagacacagaagcgaaggagacagcagagacagaagaagaggcagcaggacacagacagagagcCTCAGACAGagacagcaggacacagacagagcaggacacagacagaagaagacatggcaaggagagaagacagagacaggagagaagacacagaagcaagagggaagacacagaagcagagacagagacagagagatatcggaagagaccagaagagataCTACAGAAAAAGAAAcggagatagacagaagagagcacagcgggacacacagaagcagggcacAAAGAGGAGCCATACCGATCAGgttcatacacagcggctcgaaaATTGGAACGCCAGTGTTGCCAGTGTTGCGCGTGAGAGAGAACCGCCCCGAAAGCCCACGGACAACAGAACATGACACACACATCACACCTCCCTTTCCATCGAGCGCGCCTTTGTAATTTCTTACACCTCAgcacctcagcaccaccagaagtgatttttgaATACTTCTACATTTGAACCAGAATAGCCACGGAGCATTGTTGGCAGTACTTTCCCCAAATATAGTTTTAAGAATGCTATGATAGTGCTCAAATAAATCACATCGTATAAATATTAAACCATAATGCTAGAAGCTattctgttcccccccccccacttttggataacaaccagcaatgctcaggggttactcctagctctgcactcaggaattactcctggcggtgcttgggggaccatatgggatgccgaagattgaactagggtcagcagcatgcaaggcaaatgccctatgcactctactattgctccgaccctaaAATGATTCTTTAAATAAGATTTATCCTAATGTCAGGTATGCCTTAACAATACCAagtctttgtttagtttttagcTATACTATTCTAGATAACCAAAAGATTTAATTTTGTCTTAATGTTCAGTTgaagttattttatgtttttataaagatACACGCTATATTTTGACAAGTTATATTTCCTTCAAACTGGAATCTTTGTTACTAATCAATATGTTTCAATAGAAAACTCTTGAGTTAGCATCAATTCTCAGCATAGTTTATTGGTCTCCATTACATATGTACTAATTGAATTAGTTCAGTAATACAAAACAGATTTCTCTACTTAGAAGTTGAAGTACATACTAGAAGGACCACAAAATTGAATTCATGTTAAAAACTAAATTCAAAATTAGAGCATATTCTTATGTAAGACTAATGCATAACGTGGTAAATATTTTCCCTGAAAATGATAATAGGTATTATATAGAAGTCTATTAACCAAACAATAAACTTGTAGAAAATATGGTTTAATTAGGTAAATTGAGAAATGGAATTTGGTTCTCATTTATATTTTGTGGATACCTTGATCAATTCTGAAGATTTTCCTAAGGGCAGCCTTCATCTCCTTGTTTCTGAGGCTATATATTAGAGGATTACAGAGAGGTGTTATCACAGAATAAAACAATGTAATAATTTTTTGCGTTTTTACTGGATGTCCTGATCCAGGGCTGATATACATCACCATAactgacccaaaaaacagaatgaccactgccaggtgagaAGCACAAGTAGAGAAAGCTTTGCGTTTGCTTGCTGCCGAGGGCATTCTTAGCACAGACAGAATCACCAGAGCATAGGAGCACATAACAAAGAGAAAGGTACCAATCATGAAAATAACATTGAAAGTAGAATAAATGAATTGAGTGATGTTGTTTTTAGAGCAAGATAGCATCATCAGTGGGACAGGATCACATATAAAATGGTCAATTGTATTTGGGCCACAGAAGGGCAACCGTGAAATGAGAACAACTGGGGTTATAAAGAGGACTAAACCACTCGACCATCCGAAAATGACAAGGCCAGTGTACAGCTGTTTGGTCATGATGCGCGGGTAATGCAGAGGACGGCAGATGGCAAGGTACCTGTCAAAGGCCATAATGCAAAGATAGAAACCCTCATCACACCCAAATGAAAAGAAGAAGTAGAACTGTGCAAAGCAGCTTACAAAAGAAATGGACTTACTGCTGGATAGAAAGTTGACCAGCATATTAGGGACAGTTGTGGTGACATAACCTATTTCCAGGAGAGAGAAATTCCCCAAGAAGatgtacatgggtgtgtggaggCGTCGGTCCCACCTCACAGCACAGGCAATGACTGCATTCCCCATCAGGGTTAGGGTGTAGGTTACTGAGAAGAGCCCAAAGTAGAGGAGCTGCATTTCTGGGCTGGAGGGAAAGCCCAGGAGGATAAAGTAGCTGACAGAGGTGGTTTCTCTGCCGGAAACATTCATTGGTCTGGAAGACATGGAGAAGACATTGATTATTGCACTCTAATTGGGAATGCGGGTTCTTTCTGAAATCACCACATTTCTTTTGATTCTGTTCCAAAACAGCTTTGCTTAAACATTAAATCAGTGACTTTTATGACACAGACTTTGAACATACATATATTAGTatcataaatattcaaaaatagagataatttgagCTAAGtgattcctcccccccccctttttgtttgtttttgagctgtgctcagagcttactccttgttccttgcagagctcaggggaccatatggggtgccaagaatgaaatctaggttggccatgagcaaagcaagtgccccattCACTGTAATATCCAGTTCCTTGAGTGTATACTTTACCTTGCTAAGACTATTAGGCAAAGTCCTAGTGTATATCTTTTTGGTATTATGAAAAAATGCCTATTAATCTActtgttcatttgtttacttGAACTGTTGAAGCTACATTTCTGTCCAGGTGAACTTCTTTGAATAGTATTGGAATAGTACTAGATATGATATAAAATACCTAAGACTAGATTACCTAAAATATGATAATTAAGTGATATATCTAGCTATTTTAAAAGACCGCATATAATATAATTACTCAACAAGGCACAATTTTATGATTGCTTCATTT
This region includes:
- the LOC129403472 gene encoding olfactory receptor 11G2-like → MNVSGRETTSVSYFILLGFPSSPEMQLLYFGLFSVTYTLTLMGNAVIACAVRWDRRLHTPMYIFLGNFSLLEIGYVTTTVPNMLVNFLSSSKSISFVSCFAQFYFFFSFGCDEGFYLCIMAFDRYLAICRPLHYPRIMTKQLYTGLVIFGWSSGLVLFITPVVLISRLPFCGPNTIDHFICDPVPLMMLSCSKNNITQFIYSTFNVIFMIGTFLFVMCSYALVILSVLRMPSAASKRKAFSTCASHLAVVILFFGSVMVMYISPGSGHPVKTQKIITLFYSVITPLCNPLIYSLRNKEMKAALRKIFRIDQGIHKI